One window from the genome of Plasmodium relictum strain SGS1 genome assembly, chromosome: 12 encodes:
- the VPS4 gene encoding vacuolar protein sorting-associated protein 4, putative — MDSEETINLAVKYAKDAVIEDEKKNFKEALNLYIQSLQYFHFFCKYEKNANIRELILKKMEIYMVRAESLKKIINNKEVIETKEKVGNSEEAKENMKKQVKEFIMDKNGNVKWSDVCGLETAKEVLKEAIIFPLKFPKLFSSSSLPYKGILLYGPPGTGKTFLALACANECNMNFFNVSSSDLVSKYQGESEKYIKCLFDTAKENAPAIIFIDEIDSLCGSRTDGENESTRRIKTEFLINMSGLKNYENNIIVIGATNTPWSLDSGFRRRFEKRIYIPLPNLHARMKIFEKYIKNNESNIPNDDIKYFATLTENYTGADIDIICRDAVYMPIKKCLLSKFFKQVNKNNKIYYTPCSPGDTDKTKIEKNVMSLNENELLLPALTAQDFKIAISNSKPSLSLDDLKRYDEWTNQYGMSGI; from the coding sequence ATGGACTCAGAAGAAACGATAAATTTGGCTGTGAAATATGCAAAGGATGCAGTTAtagaagatgaaaaaaaaaattttaaagaagcattaaatttatatatacaaagtTTACAatactttcattttttttgtaaatacgaaaaaaatgcaaatataagagaattaatattaaaaaaaatggaaatataCATGGTTAGAGCtgaaagtttaaaaaaaataattaataacaaAGAAGTGATAGAAACAAAAGAAAAGGTAGGAAATTCTGAAGAAgcaaaagaaaatatgaaaaaacaAGTAAAAGAATTTATAATGGATAAAAATGGAAATGTAAAGTGGTCAGATGTATGTGGTTTAGAAACAGCTAAAGAGGTTCTTAAAGAAGCAATTATATTTCCATTAAAATTTCCAAAATTATTTAGTTCTTCTTCATTACCTTATAAAGGTATTTTATTGTATGGACCTCCAGGAACAGGAAAAACTTTCTTAGCATTAGCTTGTGCAAATGAATGCAATATGaacttttttaatgtatCATCATCAGACTTAGTAAGTAAATATCAAGGAGAaagtgaaaaatatataaaatgctTATTTGATACAGCAAAAGAGAATGCTCCagcaattatttttattgatgAAATTGATTCACTATGTGGATCAAGAACAGATGGAGAAAATGAGTCAACAAGAAGAATAAAAACAGAATTCTTAATAAATATGAGTggattaaaaaattatgaaaataatattattgtaATAGGTGCTACTAATACACCTTGGTCTTTAGACAGTGGTTTTAGAAGGAGGTTcgaaaaaagaatttatattCCTCTACCAAATTTACACGCaagaatgaaaatatttgaaaaatatataaaaaataatgaaagtaATATTCCAAATGATGATATAAAATACTTTGCTACTCTGACTGAAAATTATACAGGTGCTGACATTGATATTATATGTAGAGATGCTGTATATATGCCTATAAAAAAGTGCCTTCTTTccaaattttttaaacaagttaataaaaataataaaatatattatacacCATGCTCTCCTGGTGATACtgataaaacaaaaatagaaaaaaatgtaatgagtttaaatgaaaatgaattattattaccTGCATTAACTGCTCAAGATTTTAAAATAGCTATATCTAATTCAAAACCATCTTTATCATTAGATGATTTAAAAAGATATGATGAATGGACAAACCAATATGGAATGAGTGGTATATAA
- a CDS encoding large ribosomal subunit nuclear export factor, putative, translating to MNKNFNGNQKKKRGNKNDIRKYDFNKKNKSFKSKKAKLKKKFPIINKWKNKNNNINVKEESSKKFNNNTKDNSKKNAYDIEHMLDNIIESKINLKKIDENFIINLKTLYDINSLWILLKKNIEHIVLKYVLKKKKDKLQYDNINFYIKKLQKKKINETKTEKENLIKHDEDKGNKNVFQQKLFFIGKEDTLFEFDEEKNENVLNFKQWKNKIKLLLKSRMLHEVRDGNNEEKNFVEKNLDYNNIPIYLKRVYNISDEKDKSINNINLKLLLKKKININDIYNLLYDIGLNIIYSNYKIFIEKFSEDEEKIHLEIIHNKNNIFSDRANNIVVLIKKNPLVYIVYAKTLIDFYQKKEDVFIKKTILECLKHIFLFVLPNDNLQNIHENNKDIMNYILNILFNRFNFKEYNFSSFYFFFNALIYLYTFENFTKKLFLQYIFILKNGMYSLIPSMFYISAKNINEFCLKKKENKYANLNLILEGYLTLKKGNPLLLNFLKHIITIDNLRRYITFFLFEKILSNLRFCVDNIVLSLKSTERQKNICDKLKNDILSINRCLYILYRIKCNSFNDVTENIIYFSTYLFEIFSRNVYELYDNKNVFLNEWNIEKMSYIKYNDESDTLKNGIRLNIDNGKNIEKDNTKEINEDNNCNGNIDMCIKNESNYNSSNCIYESKSSLCIVNNASINGNEEGSVNNEKTDIIKNEEIYIGDNEMNIYKTKEMIDLKNDENVTNECNNDTTNGDINEKKENNLKNVTDLKKKKKEKKKKMEKNVFHKNCMYAYLSKKVLKLLSSILVKNIYFIIYNKCLLLKNQNNGYINKSTENKYLHSLNFLSFLKVINSVDSYKIKINFLIIMFLLLYSSNQIDDNTYCYFYSILKNLNYYESEYTYNFFGLLTVLILTDNNFMRNVSFIKRIFQHSIHSKESYAQLFSLMMLRYLVLKKSVLIKFLYNDENKLYWQNLDYVKNSYISKFNKYHKEEDKIINDQTFSYNKSVNNPIDSNSVLTHLYEFYNLSSLLNDNFKNILLEFRNITIFNYNPFQRKKFNIIKNSLNNKYINDKIFSVQKNKNDITLKEDNAQELTNENNNNDIININDNNNNQDEKKNDDDIIINIKKNNNKRKDGMDHIIKDLKNDDSLDFTNKKETLNYYYNYSYETNTVINILEKLTIEYKNAKDQVNVLNIFNNFLHDSCINEKSDGVNEMNIRKSKLMNNAYQKYFYDILYYYNNNSFKKFKDKYQIKKIKPSDDGASSSIDEEQEEDEFLDKFITKNFDIDKDLGDDIFYDNKENKSKRKKRKMNEERSSKYKNSRSSHKKQHTAKKSESTDILDFSDFAKLKKKK from the coding sequence atgaataaaaatttcaatggcaaccaaaaaaaaaaaagaggtaACAAAAATGACATAAGAAAATATGATTtcaataaaaagaataagaGTTTTAAATCTAAGAAGGCAAAATTAAAGAAGAAGTTTCCTATAATAAACAaatggaaaaataaaaataataacataaatGTAAAGGAGGAAAGCAGTAAGAAATTTAACAATAATACAAAAgataatagtaaaaaaaatgcatatgATATTGAGCATATGCTAGATAATATAATtgaaagtaaaataaatttaaaaaaaatagatgaaaattttataattaatttaaaaaccTTATATGATATAAACAGTTTGTggattttattaaaaaaaaacatagaGCATATagttttaaaatatgttttaaaaaaaaaaaaagataagttacaatatgataatataaatttctatattaaaaaattacaaaaaaaaaaaattaatgaaacaaaaacagaaaaagaaaatttaataaagcATGATGAAGATAAGGGTAATAAAAATGTCTTTCagcaaaaattattttttattggaAAGGAAGATACACTTTTTGAGTTTGATGaggaaaaaaatgaaaatgtatTAAATTTCAAACAATggaagaataaaataaaattactatTAAAAAGTAGAATGCTACATGAGGTAAGAGATggaaataatgaagaaaaaaactttgtagaaaaaaatttagattaCAATAATATAccaatatatttaaaacgGGTGTATAATATAAGTgatgaaaaagataaatcaatcaataacataaatttaaaattattattaaaaaagaagataaacataaatgatatatataatttacttTATGATATTGgcttaaatataatatattctaattataaaatttttatagaaaagtTTTCGGAAGATGAAGAGAAAATACATTTAGAAATAATTCAcaataagaataatatttttagtgATAGAGCTAATAATATTGTtgtattaattaaaaaaaatccGTTAGTTTATATTGTTTATGCAAAAACATTAATTGATTTCTATCAAAAAAAGGAAGATgtgtttattaaaaaaactattttaGAATGCCTAAAGCATATATTCTTATTTGTTTTACCGAATGACAATCTACAAAATATTCATGAAAACAATAAAGACAttatgaattatattttaaatatattatttaatagatttaattttaaagaatataatttttcttctttctatttcttttttaatgctttaatttatctttatacatttgaaaattttaccaagaaattatttttgcaatatatttttattttaaaaaatggtATGTACAGCTTGATACCAAGCATGTTTTACATCTCtgcaaaaaatataaatgaattttgcttaaagaaaaaagaaaataaatatgcaaatttaaatttaatattggAAGGATATTTGACacttaaaaaaggaaatcctttattattaaattttttaaaacacatTATAACAATAGATAATTTAAGAAgatatattacttttttcttatttgaaaaaattttatcaaatTTGAGATTTTGTGTTGATAACATTGTTTTGTCATTAAAAAGTACAGaaagacaaaaaaatatatgtgataaattaaaaaatgatatctTAAGTATTAACAgatgtttatatattttatatagaaTTAAATGTAATTCCTTTAACGATGTAActgaaaatattatttatttttcaacttacctttttgaaattttttcaagaaatgtttatgaattatatgataataaaaatgtatttttaaatgaatggaatatagaaaaaatgagTTACATAAAATACAATGACGAATCAgatactttaaaaaatggTATTAGACTAAATATTGATAAtggaaaaaatattgaaaaggATAATACAAAGgaaataaatgaagataataatTGTAATGGTAATATTGATATGTGCATTAAGAATGAAAGCAATTATAACAGTAGTAATTGTATATATGAATCAAAAAGTTCTTTATGTATTGTTAATAATGCATCTATAAACGGAAATGAAGAAGGCTCagttaataatgaaaaaacggatattattaaaaatgaagaaatatatataggaGATAATGAGATGaacatatataaaacaaaagaaaTGATTGATcttaaaaatgatgaaaatgtGACTAATGAATGTAATAATGACACAACAAATGGGGATATTAACGAAAAGAAggagaataatttaaaaaatgttacagatttaaaaaaaaaaaagaaagaaaaaaaaaaaaaaatggaaaaaaatgttttccATAAGAATTGTATGTATGCTTACTTGAGTAAAAAAGttcttaaattattatctaGTATTCtagttaaaaatatatattttataatatataataaatgctTATTATTGAAAAATCAGAATAATGGCTACATAAATAAATCaacagaaaataaatatttgcaTAGTTTGAATTTCCTTTCCTTTCTAAAAGTTATAAATAGTGTTGattcttataaaattaaaataaattttctaattATTATGTTTCTTTTATTGTATTCTTCTAATCAAATAGATGATAATAcatattgttatttttatagcatattaaaaaatttaaattattatgaaaGTGAATATACATACAATTTCTTTGGATTATTGACAGTATTAATTTTAActgataataattttatgagAAATGTTAGTTTTATAAAGAGAATTTTTCAACATAGTATTCATTCAAAAGAATCATATGCtcaattattttctttaatgaTGTTACGATATttagtattaaaaaaaagtgttttaataaaatttttatataatgatgaaaataaattgtaTTGGCAAAATTTGgattatgtaaaaaattcttatatatcaaagtttaataaatatcataaagaggaagataaaataattaatgatCAAACTTTTTCATATAACAAATCAGTAAATAATCCTATAGATTCAAATTCTGTATTAACACATCTTTATGAGTTTTATAATCTATCATCCTTGTTAAATgacaattttaaaaatattttgcttgaatttagaaatataacaatttttaattataatccgtttcaaagaaaaaaatttaatataattaaaaacagtctcaataataaatatattaatgataaaatattttctgttcaaaaaaataaaaatgatataactCTAAAGGAAGATAATGCTCAAGAGTTGacaaatgaaaataacaataatgatattattaatattaatgataataataataatcaggatgaaaaaaaaaatgatgatgatataattattaatataaagaaGAATAACAATAAGAGAAAAGATGGAATGGACCATATAATTAaggatttaaaaaatgatgattCTTTGGattttacaaataaaaaggaaacacttaattattattataattattcataTGAAACGAATAcagttattaatattttggaaaaattaacaatagaatataaaaatgccAAAGATCAGGTGAATGttttaaacatttttaataattttttacatgATTCTTGTATTAATGAAAAGAGTGATGGAGTAAATGAGATGAATATACGAAAATCCAAATTAATGAATAATGCATATCAGAAATACttttatgatattttatattattataataataatagttttaagaaatttaaagataaatatcaaattaaaaaaataaaaccaAGTGATGATGGAGCATCATCATCTATCGATGAGGAGCAAGAAGAGGATGAATTTTTAGATAAATTTATAactaaaaattttgatataGATAAAGATTTAGGTgatgatattttttatgataacaaggaaaataaaagtaaaaggaaaaaaagaaaaatgaatgaAGAAAGAAGTtccaaatataaaaattcaagAAGTTCCCATAAGAAGCAACATACTGCAAAAAAAAGTGAATCCACCGATATATTAGACTTTTCAGATTTTgccaaattaaaaaaaaagaaatga